Proteins from one Staphylococcus saprophyticus subsp. saprophyticus ATCC 15305 = NCTC 7292 genomic window:
- a CDS encoding alpha/beta hydrolase, whose translation MAILSINYNSTTIGMHHPFIVILPEDATYFDSNAQPKALKTLLLLHGLSSDETSYMRYTSIERYANEHQLAVIMPNADHSGYSNMVYGHKYYDYILEVLDYAHQILPLSTSKEDNFIAGHSMGGYGTIKYALLEGHRFAKACPLSAAFNAQGLIDYDWYDYSGFAIAGPNAQVANTNLDPYYLVDEAIKKQKEIPELLIMCGTEDDLYRDNQQFVQYLNKRQIPNIFEDGPGEHDYAYWDKAIQRAIKWFIEGI comes from the coding sequence TTGGCAATATTATCAATAAACTATAATTCGACGACGATTGGTATGCATCATCCTTTTATAGTGATTTTACCTGAAGACGCTACTTATTTTGATTCAAATGCACAACCGAAAGCGTTGAAAACGTTATTGCTTTTACACGGACTTTCAAGTGACGAAACGTCGTATATGCGTTATACGAGTATTGAACGGTATGCAAATGAGCATCAATTAGCAGTAATCATGCCGAATGCAGATCATAGTGGTTATAGTAATATGGTGTATGGTCATAAATATTATGATTATATACTTGAAGTATTGGATTATGCGCATCAAATATTACCACTCTCGACTAGCAAAGAGGACAATTTTATTGCGGGACATTCGATGGGTGGCTATGGCACAATCAAATATGCGCTGTTAGAAGGTCATCGTTTTGCGAAAGCTTGTCCTTTATCTGCTGCATTTAACGCACAAGGTTTGATTGATTATGATTGGTATGATTATTCTGGATTTGCAATTGCTGGTCCAAATGCACAAGTAGCAAATACAAACTTAGATCCGTATTATTTAGTGGATGAAGCGATTAAGAAACAAAAAGAAATTCCCGAATTGCTTATCATGTGTGGTACAGAAGATGATTTATACCGAGACAATCAGCAGTTTGTACAATATTTAAATAAACGCCAAATACCAAACATATTTGAAGATGGACCTGGTGAACATGATTACGCATATTGGGATAAAGCGATACAACGTGCAATCAAGTGGTTCATAGAAGGAATATAG
- a CDS encoding ABC transporter permease: MEGNLFQQLIEYYSVNFGYLWDLFIKHLLMSVYGVLFAAIVGIPIGIVIARYKKLSWTIITIANIIQTVPVIAMLAILMLVMGLGPTTVVVTVFLYALLPIIKNTFTGIVGVDENIKDAGKGMGMTRNQVLRMIELPLSLSVILGGLRIALVVAIGVVAVGSFIGAPTLGDIVIRGTNATDGTTFILAGAIPIALIAILIDIFLRFLEKRLDPSNKTHKKKKHETQSIN; the protein is encoded by the coding sequence ATGGAAGGTAATTTATTTCAACAATTAATTGAATATTATTCAGTAAACTTTGGCTACCTATGGGATTTATTTATTAAGCATTTACTTATGTCTGTTTATGGTGTTCTATTTGCAGCTATTGTAGGTATTCCTATTGGTATCGTCATTGCAAGATATAAAAAATTGTCTTGGACAATTATTACCATTGCAAACATCATTCAAACTGTACCTGTTATTGCGATGTTAGCAATATTAATGTTAGTGATGGGACTAGGTCCTACAACTGTAGTGGTAACGGTATTCTTATACGCACTATTACCAATTATAAAAAATACATTTACTGGTATTGTTGGTGTCGATGAAAATATTAAAGATGCCGGTAAAGGTATGGGAATGACGCGCAATCAAGTCTTGCGTATGATTGAATTACCATTATCTTTATCAGTCATTCTTGGTGGACTGAGAATTGCGCTTGTTGTAGCCATCGGGGTTGTTGCAGTCGGCTCATTCATAGGTGCGCCAACTTTAGGTGACATTGTTATTCGAGGTACGAATGCAACAGACGGAACAACATTTATTTTAGCTGGTGCAATTCCAATTGCTTTAATTGCAATTTTAATTGATATCTTCTTAAGATTTTTGGAAAAACGTTTAGATCCATCTAATAAAACGCATAAGAAGAAAAAACACGAAACACAAAGTATTAATTAA
- a CDS encoding acyl-CoA/acyl-ACP dehydrogenase, protein MSLQTLIENELDPYLIEIDEGTHYPKQFIQTLFKEGYFKENDLKNNLEIIEEVSKSCLTTGFCLWCQLAFSTYLENADQAHLNHDLQQSLLNGDILGATGLSNPMKSFNDLESFNLSHHYQEGKFYVNGRLPAVSNIGSDHYFGAISKSETDDELVMFIVHANQDGIILDEKSNFLGVNGSATFAITMDDVLIPDTQIITHDAKSFASDIRPKFVTLQVPIALGSVRASLDLIHKFSDAQNGINKYLEYDISDFESRYKQIKQDFYNLVAKNDLDNQFGELIRLKKEAGYLLLEVNQASMVNGGSRAYSPKAPQARKLKEGFFFAALTPTLRHLGKLEEEFKSFNYTVN, encoded by the coding sequence ATGAGTTTACAAACACTTATCGAAAATGAATTAGATCCATATTTAATTGAAATAGATGAAGGTACACACTATCCTAAACAATTTATTCAAACTTTATTTAAAGAAGGTTATTTTAAAGAAAATGATTTGAAAAATAATTTAGAAATTATTGAAGAAGTATCCAAATCTTGTCTAACTACAGGATTTTGCTTATGGTGCCAACTCGCATTCTCAACATACTTAGAAAATGCTGACCAAGCGCATTTAAATCATGATTTACAACAATCATTATTAAATGGTGATATATTAGGCGCAACTGGTTTATCAAATCCTATGAAATCATTTAATGATTTAGAGTCTTTCAATTTATCTCACCATTATCAAGAGGGAAAATTTTACGTAAACGGTAGACTTCCAGCAGTAAGCAATATCGGTTCTGATCACTACTTTGGGGCCATTTCAAAGTCTGAAACTGATGATGAATTAGTAATGTTTATTGTACATGCCAATCAAGATGGTATTATACTTGATGAGAAGTCGAATTTCTTAGGTGTCAATGGTTCAGCAACATTTGCGATAACGATGGATGATGTACTGATTCCTGACACGCAAATCATCACGCATGACGCAAAATCATTTGCCTCAGATATTCGACCAAAATTTGTAACACTACAAGTTCCTATTGCCCTAGGTTCCGTTCGTGCTTCACTTGATTTAATTCATAAATTCTCTGACGCACAAAATGGCATCAATAAATATTTAGAATACGACATTTCAGATTTTGAATCACGCTATAAACAGATCAAGCAAGACTTTTATAACCTTGTTGCAAAAAATGATTTGGATAATCAATTTGGCGAACTTATTCGACTTAAAAAAGAAGCTGGATATTTACTATTAGAAGTTAATCAGGCGTCTATGGTCAATGGTGGTTCAAGAGCATACTCTCCTAAAGCACCACAAGCACGTAAGTTGAAAGAAGGATTTTTCTTTGCAGCATTGACACCTACCTTAAGACATTTAGGTAAATTAGAAGAAGAATTTAAATCATTTAATTATACTGTAAATTAG